One part of the Rutidosis leptorrhynchoides isolate AG116_Rl617_1_P2 chromosome 1, CSIRO_AGI_Rlap_v1, whole genome shotgun sequence genome encodes these proteins:
- the LOC139857662 gene encoding uncharacterized protein isoform X2 — MAAIVTGDRYLESLVKFVEKQAGPLIEGTLILKLNPVGLHYVQSRLESLSELERLLAGTPVDYLRAYVSDLGDHRALEQLRRILRILTSLKVISVLPLESCRDPTPLCLLPFGRLKVLELRGCDLSTSAARGLLELRHTLEKIICHNSTDALRHVFASRIADIETSPQWKRLSFVSCAHNGLVLMDDSLRLLPVVETLDLSRNKFSKVDNLGRCSKLKHLDLGFNQLRTISSFSKVSCQIVKLVLRNNALTSIRGMENLKLLEGLDLSYNIISNFSELEILAGIPSLKALWLEGNPVCSANWYRAQVYSFFSDPDKLILDDKKISTREGWKRQIIIASRHKQLSSFGFYSPAKDEAEREGSVNAKMKLSRVASIESEIGSPIVYSDNDSVTCDDDDRGKQENADLNKEAEVVDFMKKIEFLKKERSALWLEEFQRWMMSDDHEKGDMESSPTLVPNKGKDSRNKRRLKHFGKKSRYISGSAEVFEDEHQMELQESYYPYDDLSINTISHETEDGSISNHMKLKSYNIKPIGDQGLHLNNGTKVEGPEMTVLDTLDDVIDAHSPSVYARSPPHYQEDILHRRHNLEEEILQLSAESYSVASSDSDTSDSGDDYVGMGSYMYNGSTTDDLSLSMDSQSYFPCEDLQKMMENGSCSMNTINTECRDSEQLGIDGEIVGLVKQEANWLEKKMCKRKPKPRVVSLSENTGQINDANDSRVLNSSAQFIDDSYNYQMLVDGTHSIHTGGEIILEKSVSGLGTEEFISNNFKVDLADFGVQETCRQYLCCSCLVEDPSGCNRSGMALLMSCEQKLYVVLLNGRHDSSGFSPSLVGCLGTGDVKEVLVGLGLQAVRVYAKRGARYMFITRSIEKSRLLISILEFFHSNAKKKGFPLISLDKIQVALFERDVCGGLKTNMLQYSMVLFWNNSFEDDQWFSRSLFVLGGHMLVCIEDISQFGFDSQDNFAPYFSLDTCCSIVNALEMVIDTKESYCVTLSLKSVTTEFFCRELVKKSENEHFSTGGVASDPITWKLKWFSEISLFKFVSLVKALHNEAGPISPLNIRYAS; from the exons ATGGCCGCAATCGTCACCGGCGATCGGTATCTCGAGTCACTAGTCAAATTCGTCGAGAAACAAGCAGGTCCGTTAATCGAAGGAACCCTAATTTTGAAGTTGAATCCGGTAGGGCTTCATTATGTACAATCTAGACTCGAATCGTTATCGGAACTTGAACGTCTTCTCGCCGGAACTCCGGTCGATTACCTTCGTGCTTATGTTTCTGACCTAGGCGATCACCGTGCGCTTGAACAGCTCCGGCGAATTTTACGAATACTTACGTCACTTAAAGTTATATCCGTGCTTCCTTTGGAATCGTGTAGAGATCCTACACCATTGTGTTTGTTGCCGTTTGGTAGATTGAAGGTTTTGGAGCTTCGTGGATGTGATTTGTCTACGTCTGCTGCTCGAGGACTTTTAGAACTTAGACATACTCTTGAGAAGATAATATGTCATAATTCAACT GATGCGCTTCGGCATGTTTTTGCTAGTAGAATTGCTGACATAGAAACTTCGCCTCAATGGAAGCGATTGTCATTTGTATCTTGTGCTCATAATGGCTTGGTTTTGATGGATGATTCTTTGAGACTATTGCCTGTTGTCGAGACTCTTGATTTAAGTAGGAACAAATTTTCTAAAGTTGATAATCTTGGGAGATGTAGCAAGTTGAAGCACCTAGATCTCGGTTTTAATCAGTTGAGAACAATTTCATCGTTTAGTAAG GTCTCATGTCAAATTGTGAAATTAGTATTGAGGAATAATGCTCTTACTTCAATACGTGGGATGGAGAATCTTAAGTTACTTGAGGGGCTCGATTTATCATACAATATTATTTCAAACTTTTCTGAGCTGGAAATCCTAGCTGGCATTCCGTCATTAAAGGCGTTGTGGTTAGAAGGAAATCCAGTATGTTCTGCCAACTGGTACAGAGCGCAAGTCTACAGCTTCTTCTCTGATCCAGATAAG CTGATATTGGATGACAAAAAAATTTCAACGAGAGAGGGATGGAAGCGTCAGATTATAATTGCTAGTAGGCATAAGCAACTTTCTAGCTTTGGATTTTATTCTCCAGCCAAAGATGAGGCTGAAAGAGAAGGGAGCGTTAACGCAAAAATG AAACTATCTCGTGTTGCCAGCATTGAAAGTGAAATCGGGAGCCCAATTGTATATTCTGATAATGATTCAGTTACATGTGATGATGATGATCGGGGAAAGCAGGAGAATGCTGATTTAAATAAGGAAGCTGAAGTTGTcgattttatgaaaaaaattgaatttttgaaaaaaGAACGTTCTGCTTTATGGCTAGAAGAGTTTCAACGGTGGATGATGTCAGATGATCACGAGAAGGGTGATATGGAAAGTAGCCCCACCTTAGTTCCTAACAAAGGGAAAGATTCTAGAAATAAAAGGAGGCTAAAGCATTTTGGTAAAAAATCAAGATATATATCGGGTTCTGCTGAAGTTTTTGAAGATGAACATCAAATGGAACTTCAAGAATCTTATTACCCATATGATGATTTGTCCATCAATACCATATCTCATGAAACTGAAGATGGGTCCATATCAAATCATATGAAACTGAAGTCCTATAATATTAAACCAATAGGAGATCAGGGGTTACATTTAAACAATGGTACCAAAGTTGAAGGACCTGAAATGACAGTTTTGGATACTCTTGATGATGTCATCGATGCTCATTCTCCATCAGTATATGCAAGATCACCGCCTCATTATCAAGAAGACATTTTGCATCGTCGCCATAATTTGGAGGAAGAAATTTTGCAGCTTTCTGCTGAGTCATACTCAGTAGCATCTTCAGATAGTGATACCAGTGATAGTGGAGATGATTATGTTGGAATGGGATCTTATATGTATAATGGATCAACAACTGATGATCTTTCATTAAGTATGGATAGCCAATCTTATTTCCCTTGTGAAGATCTGCAAAAAATGATGGAAAATGGTTCATGTTCTATGAACACCATCAATACAGAGTGTAGGGATTCTGAACAATTAGGCATTGATGGTGAAATAGTAGGTCTTGTTAAGCAAGAAGCAAATTGGTTGGAGAAGAAAATGTGCAAAAGAAAACCGAAGCCAAGAGTTGTATCACTTTCTGAGAATACAGGACAAATAAATGATGCTAATGATTCACGTGTATTGAACAGCAGTGCACAATTCATTGATGACTCTTACAATTACCAGATGTTGGTCGATGGGACCCACTCTATTCACACAGGGGGAGAGATTATTCTTGAAAAAAGTGTATCAGGCCTGGGGACTGAAGAGTTCATTTCAAATAACTTTAAAGTAGATCTTGCAGATTTTGGGGTTCAAGAAACATGTAGGCAATATCTGTGTTGCAGTTGTTTGGTAGAGGATCCATCTGGCTGCAATAGAAG TGGAATGGCGTTATTGATGAGTTGTGAACAGAAGTTGTATGTTGTGCTTCTCAATGGCCGACATGATTCCTCAG GATTTAGTCCCAGTTTAGTTGGTTGCCTCGGGACCGGAGATGTCAAAGAGGTGTTGGTAGGCTTAGGACTTCAGGCAGTGAG GGTGTATGCTAAACGAGGGGCTAGGTATATGTTCATAACTAGGAGTATAGAGAAATCAAGGCTGCTTATATCTATCTTGGAATTCTTTCATTCAAATGCCAAGAagaaaggctttcctttaataag TTTGGATAAAATCCAGGTTGCTTTGTTTGAAAGAGATGTTTGTGGGGGGTTAAAAACAAACATGCTTCAATATTCCATGGTGCTTTTTTGGAACAACAGTTTTGAAG ATGATCAATGGTTTTCGAGATCGTTGTTTGTTCTTGGAGGACATATGCTAGTGTGCATCGAAGATATCTCGCAGTTCGGGTTTGATTCCCAGGATAACTTCGCTCCTTACTTCTCGCTTGATACCTGCTGTTCTATCGTGAATGCATTAGAAATG GTTATAGACACCAAAGAGAGCTATTGTGTGACGTTATCACTAAAATCTGTGACAACAGAATTTTTTTGTCGGGAATTGGTCAAGAAATCAGAAAATGAACATTTTAGTACCGGGGGTGTAGCTTCGGACCCCATTACGTGGAAGTTAAAGTGGTTCAGTGAAATCAGCTTATTCAAGTTCGTTTCTCTTGTGAAAGCACTACATAACGAAGCTGGACCCATATCTCCTTTAAACATAAGATACGCATCTTAA
- the LOC139857662 gene encoding uncharacterized protein isoform X1, with the protein MAAIVTGDRYLESLVKFVEKQAGPLIEGTLILKLNPVGLHYVQSRLESLSELERLLAGTPVDYLRAYVSDLGDHRALEQLRRILRILTSLKVISVLPLESCRDPTPLCLLPFGRLKVLELRGCDLSTSAARGLLELRHTLEKIICHNSTDALRHVFASRIADIETSPQWKRLSFVSCAHNGLVLMDDSLRLLPVVETLDLSRNKFSKVDNLGRCSKLKHLDLGFNQLRTISSFSKVSCQIVKLVLRNNALTSIRGMENLKLLEGLDLSYNIISNFSELEILAGIPSLKALWLEGNPVCSANWYRAQVYSFFSDPDKLILDDKKISTREGWKRQIIIASRHKQLSSFGFYSPAKDEAEREGSVNAKMKKLSRVASIESEIGSPIVYSDNDSVTCDDDDRGKQENADLNKEAEVVDFMKKIEFLKKERSALWLEEFQRWMMSDDHEKGDMESSPTLVPNKGKDSRNKRRLKHFGKKSRYISGSAEVFEDEHQMELQESYYPYDDLSINTISHETEDGSISNHMKLKSYNIKPIGDQGLHLNNGTKVEGPEMTVLDTLDDVIDAHSPSVYARSPPHYQEDILHRRHNLEEEILQLSAESYSVASSDSDTSDSGDDYVGMGSYMYNGSTTDDLSLSMDSQSYFPCEDLQKMMENGSCSMNTINTECRDSEQLGIDGEIVGLVKQEANWLEKKMCKRKPKPRVVSLSENTGQINDANDSRVLNSSAQFIDDSYNYQMLVDGTHSIHTGGEIILEKSVSGLGTEEFISNNFKVDLADFGVQETCRQYLCCSCLVEDPSGCNRSGMALLMSCEQKLYVVLLNGRHDSSGFSPSLVGCLGTGDVKEVLVGLGLQAVRVYAKRGARYMFITRSIEKSRLLISILEFFHSNAKKKGFPLISLDKIQVALFERDVCGGLKTNMLQYSMVLFWNNSFEDDQWFSRSLFVLGGHMLVCIEDISQFGFDSQDNFAPYFSLDTCCSIVNALEMVIDTKESYCVTLSLKSVTTEFFCRELVKKSENEHFSTGGVASDPITWKLKWFSEISLFKFVSLVKALHNEAGPISPLNIRYAS; encoded by the exons ATGGCCGCAATCGTCACCGGCGATCGGTATCTCGAGTCACTAGTCAAATTCGTCGAGAAACAAGCAGGTCCGTTAATCGAAGGAACCCTAATTTTGAAGTTGAATCCGGTAGGGCTTCATTATGTACAATCTAGACTCGAATCGTTATCGGAACTTGAACGTCTTCTCGCCGGAACTCCGGTCGATTACCTTCGTGCTTATGTTTCTGACCTAGGCGATCACCGTGCGCTTGAACAGCTCCGGCGAATTTTACGAATACTTACGTCACTTAAAGTTATATCCGTGCTTCCTTTGGAATCGTGTAGAGATCCTACACCATTGTGTTTGTTGCCGTTTGGTAGATTGAAGGTTTTGGAGCTTCGTGGATGTGATTTGTCTACGTCTGCTGCTCGAGGACTTTTAGAACTTAGACATACTCTTGAGAAGATAATATGTCATAATTCAACT GATGCGCTTCGGCATGTTTTTGCTAGTAGAATTGCTGACATAGAAACTTCGCCTCAATGGAAGCGATTGTCATTTGTATCTTGTGCTCATAATGGCTTGGTTTTGATGGATGATTCTTTGAGACTATTGCCTGTTGTCGAGACTCTTGATTTAAGTAGGAACAAATTTTCTAAAGTTGATAATCTTGGGAGATGTAGCAAGTTGAAGCACCTAGATCTCGGTTTTAATCAGTTGAGAACAATTTCATCGTTTAGTAAG GTCTCATGTCAAATTGTGAAATTAGTATTGAGGAATAATGCTCTTACTTCAATACGTGGGATGGAGAATCTTAAGTTACTTGAGGGGCTCGATTTATCATACAATATTATTTCAAACTTTTCTGAGCTGGAAATCCTAGCTGGCATTCCGTCATTAAAGGCGTTGTGGTTAGAAGGAAATCCAGTATGTTCTGCCAACTGGTACAGAGCGCAAGTCTACAGCTTCTTCTCTGATCCAGATAAG CTGATATTGGATGACAAAAAAATTTCAACGAGAGAGGGATGGAAGCGTCAGATTATAATTGCTAGTAGGCATAAGCAACTTTCTAGCTTTGGATTTTATTCTCCAGCCAAAGATGAGGCTGAAAGAGAAGGGAGCGTTAACGCAAAAATG AAGAAACTATCTCGTGTTGCCAGCATTGAAAGTGAAATCGGGAGCCCAATTGTATATTCTGATAATGATTCAGTTACATGTGATGATGATGATCGGGGAAAGCAGGAGAATGCTGATTTAAATAAGGAAGCTGAAGTTGTcgattttatgaaaaaaattgaatttttgaaaaaaGAACGTTCTGCTTTATGGCTAGAAGAGTTTCAACGGTGGATGATGTCAGATGATCACGAGAAGGGTGATATGGAAAGTAGCCCCACCTTAGTTCCTAACAAAGGGAAAGATTCTAGAAATAAAAGGAGGCTAAAGCATTTTGGTAAAAAATCAAGATATATATCGGGTTCTGCTGAAGTTTTTGAAGATGAACATCAAATGGAACTTCAAGAATCTTATTACCCATATGATGATTTGTCCATCAATACCATATCTCATGAAACTGAAGATGGGTCCATATCAAATCATATGAAACTGAAGTCCTATAATATTAAACCAATAGGAGATCAGGGGTTACATTTAAACAATGGTACCAAAGTTGAAGGACCTGAAATGACAGTTTTGGATACTCTTGATGATGTCATCGATGCTCATTCTCCATCAGTATATGCAAGATCACCGCCTCATTATCAAGAAGACATTTTGCATCGTCGCCATAATTTGGAGGAAGAAATTTTGCAGCTTTCTGCTGAGTCATACTCAGTAGCATCTTCAGATAGTGATACCAGTGATAGTGGAGATGATTATGTTGGAATGGGATCTTATATGTATAATGGATCAACAACTGATGATCTTTCATTAAGTATGGATAGCCAATCTTATTTCCCTTGTGAAGATCTGCAAAAAATGATGGAAAATGGTTCATGTTCTATGAACACCATCAATACAGAGTGTAGGGATTCTGAACAATTAGGCATTGATGGTGAAATAGTAGGTCTTGTTAAGCAAGAAGCAAATTGGTTGGAGAAGAAAATGTGCAAAAGAAAACCGAAGCCAAGAGTTGTATCACTTTCTGAGAATACAGGACAAATAAATGATGCTAATGATTCACGTGTATTGAACAGCAGTGCACAATTCATTGATGACTCTTACAATTACCAGATGTTGGTCGATGGGACCCACTCTATTCACACAGGGGGAGAGATTATTCTTGAAAAAAGTGTATCAGGCCTGGGGACTGAAGAGTTCATTTCAAATAACTTTAAAGTAGATCTTGCAGATTTTGGGGTTCAAGAAACATGTAGGCAATATCTGTGTTGCAGTTGTTTGGTAGAGGATCCATCTGGCTGCAATAGAAG TGGAATGGCGTTATTGATGAGTTGTGAACAGAAGTTGTATGTTGTGCTTCTCAATGGCCGACATGATTCCTCAG GATTTAGTCCCAGTTTAGTTGGTTGCCTCGGGACCGGAGATGTCAAAGAGGTGTTGGTAGGCTTAGGACTTCAGGCAGTGAG GGTGTATGCTAAACGAGGGGCTAGGTATATGTTCATAACTAGGAGTATAGAGAAATCAAGGCTGCTTATATCTATCTTGGAATTCTTTCATTCAAATGCCAAGAagaaaggctttcctttaataag TTTGGATAAAATCCAGGTTGCTTTGTTTGAAAGAGATGTTTGTGGGGGGTTAAAAACAAACATGCTTCAATATTCCATGGTGCTTTTTTGGAACAACAGTTTTGAAG ATGATCAATGGTTTTCGAGATCGTTGTTTGTTCTTGGAGGACATATGCTAGTGTGCATCGAAGATATCTCGCAGTTCGGGTTTGATTCCCAGGATAACTTCGCTCCTTACTTCTCGCTTGATACCTGCTGTTCTATCGTGAATGCATTAGAAATG GTTATAGACACCAAAGAGAGCTATTGTGTGACGTTATCACTAAAATCTGTGACAACAGAATTTTTTTGTCGGGAATTGGTCAAGAAATCAGAAAATGAACATTTTAGTACCGGGGGTGTAGCTTCGGACCCCATTACGTGGAAGTTAAAGTGGTTCAGTGAAATCAGCTTATTCAAGTTCGTTTCTCTTGTGAAAGCACTACATAACGAAGCTGGACCCATATCTCCTTTAAACATAAGATACGCATCTTAA